In Bacillota bacterium, the following are encoded in one genomic region:
- a CDS encoding DUF1659 domain-containing protein — MAVNTELASTRLQMVLIHGYDDGGKPILRTRTYSNVKTDADNEDIYNVAQNFSALQIHDLDKVIRVDESKLFEE; from the coding sequence ATGGCGGTTAATACCGAATTGGCATCAACTCGCCTGCAGATGGTTTTGATCCACGGGTATGACGATGGCGGAAAACCTATCTTGAGAACCCGCACCTACTCGAATGTCAAGACCGATGCTGACAACGAAGATATTTACAACGTTGCGCAGAACTTCTCTGCTCTGCAGATACATGACCTGGACAAGGTGATTCGTGTTGATGAGAGCAAGTTGTTCGAGGAGTAG
- a CDS encoding DUF2922 domain-containing protein produces MVFRNAQGRNTTLSVADPQTDLEAAEVSAAMDEVLDANIFNTTGGDIISKVRAQIVDRQVETLVEF; encoded by the coding sequence ATGGTTTTTCGCAATGCCCAGGGTCGGAACACGACTCTGTCTGTTGCTGACCCCCAGACAGATCTGGAAGCTGCCGAGGTTTCGGCGGCCATGGATGAGGTGTTGGATGCCAATATTTTCAATACCACCGGGGGCGATATTATCAGCAAGGTAAGGGCGCAGATAGTGGACCGTCAAGTTGAAACGCTTGTCGAGTTCTAA
- a CDS encoding YvrJ family protein, with protein sequence MEDVLVLIGNVGFPVAISIYLLVRLEGKLETLTESIRSLSEAIRSQL encoded by the coding sequence ATGGAGGACGTACTGGTATTGATCGGCAATGTAGGTTTTCCCGTAGCCATAAGTATCTATCTGCTCGTGCGGTTGGAAGGGAAACTGGAAACGTTGACCGAAAGTATCAGATCTTTATCCGAGGCGATACGTTCGCAATTGTGA
- a CDS encoding N-acetylmuramoyl-L-alanine amidase → MKPTVVLDPGHGGRDPGAVANGLREKDLNLKLALRVAEKLEGAKVLLTRESDIFVSLKDRVSICSRAEADLFVSLHVNAGGGHGFESYIYQGLGARDPSVKLRDALHENVMAVLSRWEIRDRGRKHSAFYVLRHNRTSAVLIESLFIDCEREARLWREPPFVEALAGGVVAGIREYLTGIATITEGKKADTAGPQQPRNVNGGGAVESKSAGDGQLYTVQVGAYAYLENAQRCLDRARHAGFTDAFIHTKKIS, encoded by the coding sequence ATGAAACCTACAGTAGTACTGGATCCCGGGCATGGGGGACGCGACCCCGGCGCGGTGGCCAACGGGCTGAGAGAGAAGGACCTTAATTTGAAACTGGCGCTGAGAGTGGCCGAGAAATTGGAGGGAGCCAAGGTTTTGCTGACCAGGGAAAGTGACATCTTCGTTTCCTTGAAAGACAGGGTGTCGATCTGCAGCCGTGCCGAGGCCGACCTTTTTGTTTCGTTGCATGTCAATGCCGGCGGGGGCCATGGATTCGAGTCATACATCTACCAGGGGCTGGGGGCCAGGGATCCTTCAGTCAAGCTGCGCGATGCTCTCCACGAGAATGTGATGGCTGTTCTTTCAAGATGGGAAATTCGTGATCGGGGGCGGAAACATTCGGCTTTCTATGTGTTAAGGCACAACAGGACATCGGCGGTGTTGATCGAGTCTTTGTTCATCGATTGCGAAAGGGAGGCGCGTCTGTGGAGGGAGCCGCCCTTTGTCGAAGCCCTGGCCGGCGGGGTGGTGGCAGGTATCCGTGAATATCTGACGGGAATAGCCACGATAACTGAAGGAAAGAAAGCAGATACAGCCGGACCGCAGCAGCCCCGAAACGTGAATGGTGGCGGCGCGGTGGAAAGCAAGTCTGCGGGGGATGGTCAGCTTTACACGGTCCAGGTCGGTGCTTACGCTTACCTTGAAAATGCACAGCGGTGCCTCGATAGGGCACGCCATGCAGGGTTCACGGATGCTTTCATCCATACAAAAAAGATATCATGA
- a CDS encoding NAD(P)-dependent oxidoreductase, which yields MEVLVTGSSGFLGSEMMKVLSANNNCRGLGGRFDFPVTSQEKVAEIIGDMKPQVIIHLAGYRDEKFCEENPREAFKVNALGTRNVAMAAARNGARLVYISTDLVFSGTKREGYYEFDFPKPNCAYGWTKYWGEHYIRNNLEEYYILRVPPLFGHNESARENILTPIWRMAARGEQIYVSPGRFTNPTWSIHVSEIVNFLIGTDNYGTYHVGSTGYASRYQFAAAVLEAGGLDTGLLHETTGKRQSLPPNNVIRSAILPYMMGVKSIPCWRDALKECLIHDTGLAG from the coding sequence TTGGAAGTTCTGGTAACGGGGAGTAGTGGTTTTCTGGGATCCGAGATGATGAAGGTGCTTTCTGCCAACAACAACTGCCGGGGGTTGGGGGGGCGATTCGATTTTCCGGTCACTTCGCAGGAGAAGGTGGCGGAAATTATCGGGGATATGAAGCCGCAGGTAATTATCCACCTTGCCGGATACAGGGATGAGAAGTTTTGTGAGGAGAACCCACGGGAGGCCTTCAAGGTGAATGCGCTTGGGACGCGTAATGTTGCAATGGCTGCAGCACGGAACGGTGCAAGATTGGTGTACATAAGTACCGATCTGGTCTTCAGCGGCACCAAAAGGGAAGGGTATTACGAATTTGACTTTCCCAAACCAAACTGTGCATACGGTTGGACCAAATATTGGGGGGAACATTACATAAGGAACAATCTGGAAGAGTATTACATACTGAGGGTTCCCCCTCTTTTTGGCCACAACGAATCTGCCCGGGAAAATATTTTAACCCCGATATGGAGAATGGCAGCCCGGGGCGAACAGATCTATGTGAGCCCGGGGAGGTTTACCAATCCGACCTGGTCCATCCATGTTTCTGAAATTGTAAATTTTCTGATTGGGACCGACAACTATGGAACATATCATGTCGGCAGTACCGGTTATGCATCACGCTACCAGTTTGCCGCTGCCGTGCTGGAGGCAGGTGGACTGGATACAGGGCTTCTTCATGAGACGACTGGAAAACGGCAATCCCTCCCTCCGAACAATGTGATCAGAAGTGCCATCCTGCCCTACATGATGGGCGTCAAAAGTATTCCTTGCTGGAGGGATGCACTGAAAGAATGCCTGATTCATGATACCGGGTTGGCCGGTTGA
- a CDS encoding spore coat protein gives MALQLTAKEKMLLEDQKAHEELCIQKYQNYSMQASDPELRQLFASLEQKEQEHLNSINQILAGQIPDLQQSQSPGQQMPPAQQEAMQGAMSSQKDSALCTDMLSTEKYVSGTYDTTIFECTDTNVRQVLNHIQKEEQEHGEQIYNYMHSRGMYNPR, from the coding sequence TTGGCACTACAATTAACTGCCAAAGAAAAAATGTTACTGGAAGATCAGAAAGCACATGAAGAACTGTGTATCCAGAAATACCAGAATTACTCAATGCAGGCCAGTGATCCGGAGTTGAGACAGCTCTTTGCCTCTCTGGAGCAGAAGGAACAGGAACATCTCAATTCCATCAACCAGATACTGGCCGGTCAGATCCCCGATCTCCAGCAGAGCCAATCGCCCGGACAACAGATGCCACCCGCCCAGCAGGAGGCAATGCAGGGAGCGATGTCCAGTCAGAAAGACAGTGCCCTGTGCACAGATATGCTGTCCACGGAAAAATATGTTTCCGGAACCTACGACACCACGATCTTTGAATGTACCGACACCAATGTTCGCCAGGTATTGAACCATATCCAGAAAGAAGAACAGGAGCATGGAGAACAGATCTACAACTACATGCACAGTAGAGGGATGTACAATCCCCGGTGA